Below is a window of Hyphomonas neptunium ATCC 15444 DNA.
GCGTCCCTTCCCAGTTGCTGTGTGGGGAGGAGGCTGCGCCCCGAATACGGCGCGTCTGTGTCACGAATCAGGAATAGAAAAGGAAAAGGGCCGCCTTTTAAGGGGCGGCCCTTGCGAAACTGAACAGGTATTCAGACTAAGGCGTTCCGGGCACAGATCAGGCGAACCGTGGCGCGATCTTGAGGTCTTTCACCCAGCCGATCTTTTCCAGAAGCAGCAGCACTGTGCCGTTATAGTCAACGATACGATTCCAGACACCCTTGCGCGGCCGGTGTAGCGCGCTCTGGGGCTCGTCATGGTGATGATCGTGGAAGGCTTCCCCGCCTGTCAGCAGCGCCATCAAATGATCTGCCCAGACCGGCGTTTTCAAATGGCCCAGCACGTTGATGCCATAGACAGTCGCGTGGAACTGGATAGCGCGGCCGATGATGACACTTGCGTGCAGCAGCGCCGTAAGGACCAGAGACCCTCCCGCCGCCCACACGATCAGATAGATGACCGCCGGAATGACGAAATGGATGACAATGCTGATCTCGTTATAAAACCGGTCCATCCAGACGATCACCGGATGCTGCTTCAGCCAGGCGGCCATCGGGCGGGCGGTATCTTTCCGGTCGCGGAACAGGATCCAGCCAACCCAGGCCCAGCGTTTGGACTCGAAGGGATTGTGCGGATCGCCTGGCCCGTCGGCGAAGCGGTGGTGCTGTGAGTGATAATTCACCCAGTCACGCAGATTGCCCTGCATGGCGATAATGATGTTGAGCATGGTCAGCACCTGGGCGGGCCATTTCATCTCTCCGGCGCGATGTTGCAGGATG
It encodes the following:
- a CDS encoding stearoyl-CoA 9-desaturase, producing the protein MIPRSAAIPKNWKTFDIPSFFSAFGYPAIGIGLFTTMILLGIFVSELTFHWWYLPIAFGVVAFSVFWCNLGIGPMHRILQHRAGEMKWPAQVLTMLNIIIAMQGNLRDWVNYHSQHHRFADGPGDPHNPFESKRWAWVGWILFRDRKDTARPMAAWLKQHPVIVWMDRFYNEISIVIHFVIPAVIYLIVWAAGGSLVLTALLHASVIIGRAIQFHATVYGINVLGHLKTPVWADHLMALLTGGEAFHDHHHDEPQSALHRPRKGVWNRIVDYNGTVLLLLEKIGWVKDLKIAPRFA